The Haloplanus salinarum genome includes a region encoding these proteins:
- a CDS encoding ABC transporter ATP-binding protein gives MAVNDADARVRIDGVGKRFEGGDGPVQALDDVSFAVAEGEFVCLVGPSGCGKTTLFRIIAGLEPPTTGSVSLDGERVDGPSTDLGLVFQEYHLFPWRTVAGNVGFGLERGDVPAETRERRVRDLLDLVGLDGFADSYPRDLSGGMKQRVALARALAVDPSLLLMDEPFGAVDAQTKKMLQDELLDIWAETGKTVLFVTHDVEEAVKLADRVVVMAKDPGRIREVVEVDIERPRSRSDEAFGDVYRRILDLIET, from the coding sequence GTGGCGGTGAACGACGCCGACGCACGCGTCCGCATCGACGGCGTCGGCAAGCGGTTCGAGGGCGGGGATGGACCGGTGCAGGCGCTCGATGACGTCTCCTTTGCCGTGGCCGAAGGGGAGTTCGTCTGTCTCGTCGGCCCCTCGGGATGCGGAAAGACGACCCTGTTTCGCATCATCGCCGGCCTCGAACCGCCGACGACGGGGAGCGTCTCACTCGACGGCGAACGGGTCGACGGCCCCAGCACGGACCTCGGTCTGGTTTTTCAGGAGTATCACCTGTTCCCGTGGCGCACCGTCGCTGGCAACGTCGGGTTCGGACTGGAGCGCGGGGACGTCCCGGCCGAGACGCGCGAGCGACGCGTCCGTGACCTGCTCGACCTGGTCGGCCTGGACGGGTTCGCGGACAGCTATCCGCGCGACCTCTCCGGCGGCATGAAACAGCGGGTCGCGCTAGCCCGTGCACTCGCGGTCGATCCGAGCCTCCTCCTGATGGACGAGCCGTTCGGCGCCGTGGACGCACAGACGAAGAAGATGCTCCAGGACGAACTGCTCGACATCTGGGCGGAGACCGGAAAGACCGTCCTCTTCGTCACCCACGACGTCGAGGAGGCGGTCAAACTCGCCGACCGTGTGGTCGTCATGGCGAAGGATCCGGGGCGGATCCGGGAGGTCGTCGAGGTGGACATCGAGCGCCCGCGGAGTCGGTCCGACGAGGCGTTCGGGGACGTCTACCGGCGTATCCTCGACCTCATCGAGACGTGA
- a CDS encoding ABC transporter permease, giving the protein MAIDVTEEVDVEDGTAGDGLAVLDWRRALRGLGGVGVFLALWTAASLTQPAYVLPSPFVVAGTFYEQTASGEVFVALGNSVLHWIPGAVTGTGLGIAAGIALAWSPYVDDVSSPIVRMLRPVPPLALIGFAIAWFGINHAGAAFIIAVGAFWINFYATYGGVEGVSEDLLDVARSLGVQGDLELIRTVVVPASLPEITTGIRTGIGRCWMLVVASEIFGVAGIGRRILRASNNLQVDVVITYILVLSLMYLLVDVAFRALQRRALAWR; this is encoded by the coding sequence ATGGCGATCGACGTGACCGAGGAGGTCGACGTCGAGGACGGGACGGCGGGCGACGGTCTCGCAGTCCTCGACTGGCGGCGGGCACTCCGGGGGCTCGGCGGCGTCGGCGTCTTCCTCGCGCTCTGGACCGCCGCCTCCCTCACCCAGCCCGCGTACGTCCTCCCGAGCCCGTTCGTCGTCGCGGGGACGTTCTACGAACAGACGGCGAGCGGGGAGGTGTTCGTCGCGCTCGGCAACAGCGTCCTCCACTGGATTCCCGGAGCGGTGACGGGGACCGGTCTCGGGATCGCGGCCGGGATCGCGCTGGCGTGGAGCCCGTACGTCGACGACGTCTCCTCGCCGATCGTGCGGATGCTCCGTCCCGTGCCCCCGCTCGCGCTGATCGGCTTCGCCATCGCCTGGTTCGGCATCAACCACGCCGGTGCGGCCTTCATCATCGCGGTCGGCGCGTTCTGGATCAACTTCTACGCCACCTACGGGGGCGTCGAAGGCGTCTCCGAGGATCTGCTGGACGTTGCCCGTAGCCTCGGCGTCCAGGGGGACCTCGAACTCATCCGGACCGTCGTGGTCCCGGCGTCGCTCCCCGAGATCACGACCGGGATCCGGACGGGGATCGGCCGCTGCTGGATGCTCGTCGTCGCCTCCGAGATCTTCGGCGTCGCCGGCATCGGCCGGCGTATCCTCCGGGCGTCGAACAACCTCCAAGTCGACGTCGTCATCACCTACATCCTCGTGTTGAGCCTGATGTATCTGCTCGTGGACGTCGCCTTTCGGGCGCTCCAACGGAGGGCGCTGGCGTGGCGGTGA